In one window of Halomarina pelagica DNA:
- the guaB gene encoding IMP dehydrogenase — MAKTPREEPFSEKLRVPEALTFDDVLLRPMESHVEPDEADTRTRVSTNVRLNVPVLSAAMDTVTEADLAIAMAREGGLGVLHRNMEVEETAEHVERVKRADELIIRDVVTADPDQTVHEVDAMMGREGVSGAPVVDDDGVVLGIISGTDIRPYLEVGERDEVREAMTDEVITAGDDVTARGALELMYEHKIERVPIVDDDGRLTGLVTMQGILQRREYDAAARDGDDRLLVGVAVGPFETERAVAADEAGADVLFIDCAHAHNRNVVDSARDIAGRVEADVVVGNIGTPEAAESLVDFADGLKVGIGPGSICTTRVVSGAGMPQISAVAGVADVASEHDVPVIADGGIRYSGDAIKAIAAGADAVMLGSYFAGTDEAPGRVITMNGKKYKQYRGMGSVGAMRSGGGDRYLKEADEDEEFVPEGVEAATPYKGSLASELHQLVGGMQSGMGYVGAASIPEFKERARFVRVSSAGQKEGHAHDVVITDEAPNYKVSE; from the coding sequence ATGGCGAAGACGCCGCGCGAGGAACCCTTCTCGGAGAAACTTCGAGTCCCGGAAGCGCTCACGTTCGACGACGTACTGCTGCGCCCGATGGAGAGCCACGTCGAACCCGACGAGGCCGACACGCGCACGCGCGTCTCGACGAACGTCCGGCTGAACGTCCCCGTCCTCTCCGCCGCGATGGACACCGTGACCGAGGCCGACCTGGCCATCGCGATGGCCCGAGAGGGCGGTCTCGGCGTCCTCCACAGGAACATGGAGGTCGAGGAGACCGCGGAACACGTAGAGCGCGTCAAGCGCGCCGACGAACTCATCATCCGCGACGTGGTCACCGCGGACCCCGACCAGACCGTCCACGAGGTCGACGCGATGATGGGGCGCGAGGGGGTCTCCGGCGCGCCGGTCGTCGACGACGACGGCGTCGTCCTCGGCATCATCTCCGGTACCGACATCCGTCCCTACCTCGAGGTCGGCGAGCGCGACGAGGTACGCGAGGCGATGACCGACGAGGTGATCACCGCCGGGGACGACGTCACCGCCCGCGGCGCGCTCGAACTCATGTACGAGCACAAGATCGAGCGCGTCCCGATCGTGGACGACGACGGACGGCTCACCGGTCTCGTCACGATGCAGGGGATCCTCCAGCGCCGCGAGTACGACGCCGCGGCGCGCGACGGGGACGACCGACTCCTCGTCGGCGTCGCCGTCGGCCCCTTCGAGACGGAACGCGCCGTGGCCGCCGACGAGGCGGGCGCCGACGTGCTGTTCATCGACTGCGCGCACGCACACAACCGCAACGTCGTCGACTCCGCGCGCGACATCGCCGGGAGAGTCGAGGCGGACGTCGTCGTCGGAAACATCGGCACGCCCGAGGCCGCCGAGTCGCTCGTCGACTTCGCCGACGGCCTGAAGGTCGGCATCGGTCCGGGGAGCATCTGCACCACGCGCGTCGTGAGCGGCGCGGGGATGCCCCAGATCTCGGCCGTCGCGGGCGTGGCGGACGTCGCGAGCGAACACGACGTGCCGGTGATCGCGGACGGCGGGATCCGTTACTCCGGCGACGCGATCAAGGCGATCGCCGCCGGCGCGGACGCCGTCATGCTCGGGTCGTACTTCGCGGGCACCGACGAGGCCCCCGGTCGCGTCATCACGATGAACGGGAAGAAGTACAAGCAGTACCGCGGCATGGGCAGCGTCGGCGCGATGCGCTCCGGCGGCGGCGACCGCTACCTCAAGGAGGCCGACGAGGACGAGGAGTTCGTCCCCGAGGGCGTCGAGGCGGCGACGCCGTACAAGGGCAGCCTCGCGAGCGAACTCCACCAGCTCGTCGGCGGGATGCAGTCCGGCATGGGTTACGTCGGGGCGGCGTCCATCCCCGAGTTCAAGGAGCGCGCGCGGTTCGTCCGCGTCTCGTCGGCGGGGCAGAAGGAGGGACACGCCCACGACGTCGTCATCACCGACGAGGCACCCAACTACAAGGTCAGCGAGTGA
- a CDS encoding DUF7845 domain-containing protein: protein MPERHHAGDGRDVSMDDVLQEDEAARAREDVLMRLAMDGDERNDQLVEDRAAAEADEPVRATIAPADVHAAACRWCREEFEDAVGEAAHVCQERIIAEASTFEAGQTLLRPAVHEFGAHALFSHPRDGLSPYFAVVKEWDQCLGEVEESDDQDDTPGTIVAQSDSIGTFEACGETWELNHEERKQKAWDGKIAMRESDVGERFREVQIGVRAVDDVGRKRITYQFRPSLPDARHVETGERIKSMPEDLPEGIRVQISSANVEPEETLTVLRALMDQMGIRRSYFADRKLQPNSRVYNLAVYARVRRAISESNLVNHDGLLDRLAELSSQRRGKGEYKWDNEEIVGHRNAVAMTPESLEKFYGEHTVGKLLKVYHMKHVEKQHSGAPTFHPKVEVQHSKRYSPYDVESVPWVADPDADEEDGEQFVLDDLLEELTGYLQNALHWAGLPTWADDTVYIEDAYWTPETDVVEEADSPLVSDPTDQLRETEEELVRAHYAREDATPGERAVLRSVTDGGRAMHYEELAAESGTSKSTVYRAIQRFDGLFTKLGDGRVDLADGVIRDKLTDLFVALEDRIEWIERGIRQLASDTALLEEDSALAKWARRHGAVLKEDYEGDLSVQLTGRHSEHKVRQLLRSGYMAARATGAQTADAFIDAAFSWTLRDGSTKVGQRPIVRETGVVKVLGSSVEFVP, encoded by the coding sequence GTGCCTGAGCGTCACCACGCCGGTGACGGCCGGGACGTTTCGATGGACGACGTCCTCCAAGAGGACGAGGCCGCCCGTGCTCGCGAGGACGTCCTCATGCGCCTCGCGATGGACGGCGACGAGCGGAACGACCAGCTCGTCGAGGACCGTGCAGCTGCCGAGGCTGACGAGCCGGTGCGGGCGACGATCGCCCCCGCCGATGTCCACGCCGCGGCCTGTCGCTGGTGTCGCGAGGAGTTCGAGGACGCCGTCGGAGAGGCCGCGCACGTCTGTCAGGAGCGCATCATCGCCGAGGCGAGTACCTTCGAGGCCGGTCAGACGCTTCTCCGGCCTGCCGTTCACGAGTTCGGCGCGCACGCCCTGTTCTCGCACCCCCGCGACGGCCTCTCGCCGTACTTCGCGGTCGTCAAGGAGTGGGACCAGTGTCTCGGTGAGGTCGAAGAGAGCGACGACCAGGACGACACGCCCGGTACGATCGTCGCACAGTCGGACTCGATCGGCACCTTCGAGGCCTGCGGTGAGACGTGGGAACTCAATCACGAGGAACGGAAGCAGAAGGCGTGGGACGGCAAGATCGCGATGCGCGAGAGCGACGTCGGTGAACGATTCCGGGAGGTGCAGATCGGTGTTCGGGCGGTCGACGACGTCGGACGGAAGCGCATCACCTACCAGTTCCGTCCCTCATTGCCGGACGCGCGCCACGTCGAGACCGGTGAGCGCATCAAATCGATGCCGGAGGACCTCCCCGAGGGCATCCGCGTACAGATCAGCAGCGCGAACGTCGAACCGGAGGAGACGCTGACCGTCCTCCGGGCGCTGATGGATCAGATGGGTATCCGGCGGAGCTACTTCGCCGATCGGAAGCTTCAGCCCAACAGCCGTGTCTACAACCTCGCCGTCTACGCGCGAGTCCGACGCGCGATCTCCGAGTCGAATCTGGTGAACCACGATGGACTGCTCGACCGGCTCGCCGAGCTGTCGAGCCAGCGGCGTGGGAAGGGTGAGTACAAGTGGGACAACGAGGAGATCGTCGGCCACCGCAATGCGGTCGCGATGACGCCCGAGTCCCTCGAGAAGTTCTACGGCGAGCACACCGTCGGGAAGCTTCTCAAGGTCTACCACATGAAGCACGTCGAGAAACAGCACTCCGGCGCGCCGACGTTTCACCCGAAGGTCGAAGTGCAGCACTCGAAGCGCTACAGCCCCTACGACGTCGAGAGCGTCCCGTGGGTAGCCGATCCCGACGCTGATGAAGAGGACGGTGAGCAGTTCGTCCTCGACGACCTCCTTGAGGAGTTAACGGGATACCTCCAGAACGCGCTGCACTGGGCGGGCCTGCCCACCTGGGCCGACGACACTGTCTACATTGAGGACGCGTATTGGACGCCCGAGACGGACGTCGTCGAGGAGGCCGACTCACCCCTCGTCTCTGACCCGACCGATCAGCTTCGGGAGACTGAGGAGGAACTCGTACGCGCCCACTACGCTCGCGAAGACGCCACTCCCGGGGAGCGGGCAGTCCTTCGGTCGGTGACTGACGGTGGTCGCGCGATGCACTACGAGGAACTCGCCGCCGAGAGTGGGACCTCGAAGTCGACGGTCTACCGTGCTATCCAGCGCTTCGACGGGCTCTTCACGAAGCTCGGAGACGGCCGCGTCGACCTCGCTGACGGCGTCATCCGTGACAAGCTGACGGACCTCTTCGTCGCTCTCGAGGATCGCATCGAGTGGATCGAGAGGGGAATCCGTCAGCTCGCCAGCGATACCGCGCTCCTCGAGGAGGACTCGGCGCTCGCGAAGTGGGCGCGCCGTCACGGGGCTGTCCTGAAGGAGGACTACGAGGGCGATCTTTCGGTACAGCTCACCGGCCGCCACTCCGAGCACAAGGTGCGCCAGCTCCTCCGGTCGGGCTACATGGCCGCACGTGCGACCGGCGCGCAGACCGCCGATGCGTTCATCGACGCCGCGTTCTCGTGGACGCTTCGCGACGGATCGACGAAGGTCGGTCAGCGTCCCATCGTTCGCGAGACGGGCGTCGTGAAGGTCCTCGGATCGAGCGTCGAATTCGTGCCGTAG
- a CDS encoding cytochrome c oxidase assembly protein COX16 has translation MSLRTLLAQSYADQWMSGKFWDAATGPYIDTLGLPLFALIVFGSVGLSYYAYSGKAIIPIVMIVLVGGFTIAAAPPTVGSLLVVLLMLVVTGFGYMLIIRARDGV, from the coding sequence ATGAGCCTGCGCACGCTGCTCGCGCAGAGCTACGCCGACCAGTGGATGTCGGGCAAGTTCTGGGACGCCGCAACGGGGCCGTACATCGATACGCTGGGACTGCCGCTGTTCGCGCTCATCGTCTTCGGCTCGGTGGGCCTGAGCTACTACGCATACAGTGGGAAAGCGATCATCCCGATCGTCATGATCGTCCTCGTCGGCGGCTTCACGATCGCCGCGGCACCCCCCACCGTCGGGAGTCTGCTGGTCGTGTTGCTGATGCTCGTCGTCACCGGATTCGGCTACATGCTCATCATCCGTGCACGGGATGGGGTGTAA
- a CDS encoding DUF1328 family protein, which produces MSLAVVGTILQFGGGEFASLAVIFIILAIIAYFVGARGIAGFSMRIAYILIIIFIVLAIISFIL; this is translated from the coding sequence ATGAGTCTGGCTGTAGTTGGAACTATACTCCAATTCGGTGGAGGTGAATTTGCCTCTCTCGCAGTGATCTTTATCATTCTTGCAATCATCGCATACTTTGTCGGTGCGCGAGGAATTGCGGGGTTCTCGATGAGGATTGCCTACATTCTTATTATTATTTTCATCGTACTAGCGATTATCTCGTTTATTCTCTAA
- a CDS encoding tyrosine-type recombinase/integrase: MQLKDYDERDGKRVWLTTDEVDLLLEQTKTTEQRIALGLGARSGLRVSEIVDVTPTDVVNTSAGLRVRVWEGKGSKYRESPIPRDLHATIAAYGDVRDAGPDTPLVDKSTRTVERWVQLAAERCQAETADAGWQFLGPHDLRRTWGTLLVEAGVEPGMTMEWGGWEDWKTFREHYLGVYSPEMQRQEVAKVEWL; this comes from the coding sequence ATGCAACTCAAAGACTACGACGAGCGAGACGGCAAACGCGTCTGGCTCACCACCGACGAAGTCGACTTACTCCTCGAGCAGACCAAAACCACCGAGCAACGAATCGCCCTCGGCCTCGGCGCACGCTCCGGGCTGCGTGTCTCGGAGATCGTCGACGTCACCCCGACCGACGTCGTCAACACGAGCGCCGGGCTTCGCGTCCGCGTCTGGGAGGGTAAGGGTAGCAAGTACCGCGAGTCACCCATCCCGCGCGATCTCCACGCGACGATAGCCGCGTACGGCGACGTCCGCGACGCCGGACCTGATACGCCGCTCGTCGATAAGTCCACGCGGACGGTCGAGCGCTGGGTGCAGCTCGCCGCCGAGCGGTGCCAGGCCGAGACGGCCGACGCCGGCTGGCAGTTCCTGGGCCCCCACGACCTCCGGCGGACGTGGGGGACGCTCCTCGTCGAGGCGGGCGTCGAGCCGGGGATGACGATGGAGTGGGGAGGGTGGGAGGACTGGAAGACGTTCCGCGAGCACTACCTCGGGGTCTACAGCCCGGAGATGCAGCGTCAGGAAGTCGCGAAAGTCGAGTGGCTCTAA
- a CDS encoding DUF5795 family protein, which produces MGANENRVVQGRMVTPKSLAERIEGGDVMDAEAIRDADRECPECGGNVLAVGYMPSVLEFVTGYKCQDCDWMETDRE; this is translated from the coding sequence ATGGGAGCGAACGAGAACCGAGTCGTGCAGGGGCGGATGGTGACCCCGAAGTCCCTCGCCGAGCGTATCGAGGGCGGTGACGTGATGGACGCCGAGGCGATCCGCGACGCCGACCGCGAGTGCCCCGAGTGCGGTGGGAACGTCCTCGCGGTCGGGTACATGCCGTCCGTCCTCGAGTTCGTGACGGGGTACAAGTGCCAGGACTGCGACTGGATGGAGACGGACCGCGAGTGA
- a CDS encoding DUF7563 family protein: MAGRMRVAEQRACLHCGRHVSRDFRRTFGDNENRAHRCRNCDTHTRIAHGSAAGVTVDIPDPETSLGRHGDGSDQVVDDGGERA, encoded by the coding sequence ATGGCGGGTCGGATGCGAGTCGCCGAGCAGCGGGCCTGCCTCCACTGCGGACGGCACGTCTCACGCGACTTCCGCCGAACCTTCGGCGACAACGAGAACCGCGCCCACCGCTGCCGGAACTGCGACACGCACACCCGCATCGCGCACGGAAGCGCCGCCGGCGTCACTGTCGACATTCCCGATCCAGAGACGTCGCTCGGTCGGCACGGCGACGGCTCCGATCAGGTCGTCGACGATGGGGGTGAGCGGGCGTGA
- a CDS encoding right-handed parallel beta-helix repeat-containing protein, protein MSHARTTVSPGDDIQAVLDRAGPEATVNFEEGIYRTRGGWSPHEGQELTGQNVYICLQDQTNAEFQGIFDCTRPRITIEAFTIDGNRENQDSGVMYGVRGVEDATNLTIREVTVRDIRGIGIHCQGNRSRVIGVKTTHCSEDGTKLQGVRDGLVRDGICTENRWNGVAVTNGCRDCRILQTTTRSNGENGALVLNNCQGITINHCTFASSGYHGIAVESDEEFRPCHKTVIQNSVIEGSEYNGVFLRRAPETRLHESTVRHSDEHGVSIVSSPRCRIKDSRLRNNSQQKDAGYNGIDVRTGAGSSTGAVITGNWIIESGERRCRHGIVMLPDSQGTYTIQNNQIRGVRDEPIVTSP, encoded by the coding sequence ATGAGTCATGCTCGAACCACAGTCTCACCCGGCGATGACATCCAGGCGGTGCTTGACCGCGCAGGGCCAGAGGCGACAGTCAACTTCGAGGAGGGCATCTACCGAACTCGCGGAGGATGGTCGCCGCATGAAGGACAGGAGCTCACCGGGCAGAACGTCTATATCTGTCTTCAAGATCAAACAAACGCTGAGTTTCAAGGAATATTTGACTGTACCCGGCCGCGAATCACTATCGAAGCTTTTACCATCGATGGAAATAGAGAGAACCAGGATAGTGGCGTCATGTATGGCGTTCGTGGCGTTGAGGATGCGACCAACCTGACTATTCGAGAGGTCACTGTTCGTGATATACGAGGAATCGGGATCCACTGTCAAGGCAATCGGTCACGGGTAATCGGAGTAAAGACAACACATTGTTCAGAAGACGGGACCAAACTCCAAGGCGTCCGCGATGGGCTTGTGCGTGATGGGATATGTACTGAAAATCGTTGGAATGGGGTGGCAGTCACGAATGGCTGTCGTGACTGCCGTATTCTCCAAACGACGACTCGCTCGAATGGCGAAAACGGTGCTCTCGTGCTCAACAACTGTCAGGGGATAACGATCAACCATTGTACGTTTGCATCCTCCGGATACCACGGTATAGCGGTCGAATCAGACGAGGAGTTTAGGCCATGCCATAAGACGGTTATCCAGAACTCCGTTATCGAGGGATCAGAGTATAACGGCGTGTTCCTCCGCCGTGCGCCGGAGACGCGCCTTCACGAGTCGACGGTTCGCCATTCAGACGAGCACGGTGTATCGATCGTCAGCTCACCACGTTGTCGAATCAAAGATAGCCGACTTCGAAATAATTCACAACAAAAAGATGCAGGGTATAATGGAATCGACGTCCGCACGGGAGCAGGGTCATCTACTGGAGCAGTAATTACAGGTAATTGGATCATCGAGAGCGGCGAGCGGCGGTGTCGCCACGGTATCGTGATGCTCCCTGACTCACAGGGCACCTACACTATTCAAAACAACCAGATTCGCGGCGTTCGTGATGAGCCGATTGTGACATCCCCCTAG
- a CDS encoding AmiS/UreI family transporter gives MSLYTELGMGLVFVGAVLVVNGLWLLGRGSDRDTAVLNFLVGGLTLFIALWWAFGGEASPGTAFNAAATLLFSFTYLWVGVNAYRRADDQRSLGWYCILVTVVAVPTGYLVWVGGDVGLALLWWIWAILWATFWLLLALRRTDYTAPVAWYTIAVGIVTGAAGYLMAAGFWPWAPA, from the coding sequence ATGTCACTGTACACGGAACTCGGGATGGGGCTGGTGTTCGTCGGGGCCGTTCTCGTCGTCAACGGACTGTGGCTGCTCGGGCGGGGATCCGACCGCGACACGGCCGTCCTGAACTTCCTCGTCGGCGGGTTGACGCTGTTCATCGCCCTGTGGTGGGCGTTCGGGGGCGAGGCCTCGCCGGGGACGGCGTTCAACGCGGCGGCGACGCTCCTGTTCTCGTTTACGTACCTCTGGGTGGGGGTCAACGCCTACCGCCGGGCCGACGACCAGCGGTCGCTCGGGTGGTACTGCATCCTGGTCACGGTCGTCGCCGTCCCCACCGGGTATCTCGTGTGGGTGGGCGGCGACGTCGGCCTCGCGCTGCTCTGGTGGATCTGGGCGATACTCTGGGCGACGTTCTGGCTCCTGCTCGCCCTCCGGCGGACCGACTACACGGCTCCGGTCGCCTGGTACACGATCGCCGTGGGGATCGTCACGGGCGCGGCGGGGTACCTGATGGCCGCGGGGTTCTGGCCGTGGGCCCCCGCCTGA
- a CDS encoding DUF5794 domain-containing protein → MSTSRHPVALRLERRVGRGTRLLGTVMGLPLVDGIFPALVLAGALGSITGIFEVGLLVFGGSATLAVVLAEMEGTRREQVLSVLSVGAVIVAVAAAEAALAPTIERLIDLDTFERFAALVILAIAAKTASSTLGEYLPSPGTIVGLGLLASLDPAGFELVFNPNAEQITAAAAAAAVGTSFALVAAVAGPTLRRLVDIDRFRFGSAVALGILPLTMLGIVKTQAPLALAVLGVTCLLSLDPTDASIDGASESVEGGEPAGTSVEPAESVDAVPTAVADDDARAPVSSVFADPEARGASAATDGGANSIDDDRTSGRERVRDPERAPWL, encoded by the coding sequence ATGAGTACGTCACGTCATCCCGTTGCGCTACGCCTCGAGCGGCGCGTGGGTCGCGGGACCCGGTTACTCGGGACGGTCATGGGTCTTCCGCTGGTCGACGGCATCTTCCCCGCGCTGGTGCTCGCCGGCGCGCTCGGTTCGATCACGGGCATCTTCGAGGTCGGCCTGCTGGTGTTCGGCGGCAGTGCGACGCTCGCGGTCGTCCTCGCGGAGATGGAGGGGACGCGCCGCGAACAGGTGCTCTCGGTCCTCTCGGTCGGTGCGGTCATCGTCGCCGTCGCCGCCGCTGAGGCCGCGCTCGCGCCGACGATCGAGCGGCTGATCGACCTCGACACGTTCGAGCGCTTCGCCGCGCTCGTCATCCTCGCGATCGCGGCCAAGACCGCCAGTTCGACCCTTGGGGAGTACCTCCCCAGTCCGGGGACGATCGTCGGTCTCGGCCTCCTCGCCAGCCTCGACCCCGCCGGCTTCGAGCTGGTGTTCAACCCGAACGCGGAGCAGATCACGGCGGCGGCCGCCGCGGCGGCCGTCGGGACCTCCTTCGCGCTGGTCGCCGCGGTCGCCGGACCGACGCTGCGCCGGCTGGTCGACATCGACCGCTTCCGATTCGGGAGCGCCGTCGCGCTGGGCATCCTCCCGCTCACGATGCTCGGGATCGTGAAGACCCAGGCCCCGCTCGCGCTCGCCGTGCTGGGGGTGACGTGCCTGCTCTCGCTCGACCCGACGGACGCCTCGATCGACGGGGCGTCCGAGTCGGTCGAGGGAGGCGAACCGGCCGGTACGTCCGTCGAACCCGCCGAGTCCGTCGACGCCGTCCCGACGGCGGTGGCGGACGACGACGCCCGCGCCCCGGTCTCGTCGGTCTTCGCCGATCCGGAGGCGCGCGGTGCCAGCGCCGCGACGGACGGCGGCGCGAACTCCATCGACGACGACCGCACCTCCGGTCGCGAGCGGGTGCGCGACCCCGAACGCGCCCCCTGGCTCTGA
- a CDS encoding DUF3267 domain-containing protein — translation MVGIETAAVGAISIVGAAVAHELTHVAAAYPFAKRVGVDWWRLDVYTTLEPDTSKWVDRFVGLSPLFVGLFGGLIALAVGATPPLELDTALLFIAWSVYTIGGDFSDYKPTYVTPDDTVDDEPAINRTPLYKLWAGLLAIPVGYVFGGIAGTIVLVVGMGTVALTLVTDEPPLADTHIHE, via the coding sequence GTGGTCGGGATCGAGACGGCGGCGGTGGGCGCGATCTCGATCGTCGGTGCGGCCGTCGCGCATGAGTTGACGCACGTCGCGGCGGCCTACCCCTTCGCGAAACGGGTTGGTGTGGATTGGTGGCGACTCGATGTCTATACAACTCTAGAACCAGATACGTCGAAATGGGTCGACCGCTTTGTCGGCCTATCCCCGTTATTCGTTGGGCTGTTTGGGGGATTGATCGCGCTCGCGGTGGGCGCGACCCCACCGCTCGAGCTCGACACCGCGCTCTTGTTCATCGCCTGGTCGGTCTATACGATCGGCGGCGACTTCTCGGATTATAAACCGACGTACGTGACGCCCGACGACACGGTCGACGACGAACCGGCGATCAACCGGACGCCTCTGTACAAACTGTGGGCTGGCCTGCTCGCGATCCCCGTCGGGTACGTCTTCGGTGGCATCGCCGGCACGATCGTGCTCGTCGTTGGGATGGGTACGGTCGCGCTGACGCTGGTCACCGACGAGCCACCCCTCGCCGACACACATATTCACGAGTAG
- a CDS encoding glycosyltransferase family 2 protein produces MGPDVTFDEPPEPRERTVRSERVQTPEHYPYLLSPQYWEKHHLLYTGIIGTWILIVAASIPMFVEMVANAPVWWAVGLLSIIALSLPVFWMFGLYNIFVTFIGFFCGKNPSRRDYREVKDTPVAIVYPTFNDFSPMHLDESRQQDHEHTYTYIVDDSTDPDIIAEIDAYAAAREGVTVIRREGREGFKAGGLNHALEHVIDEPYFALMDADEVLPDDFVSETLMLFTDSDIGFVQANHDYNRGTATRFGKALGIGVDVHWDIYQPLRNKYGFVMLLGHGALIRSDVWKEIGGFPHLVSEDLAFSTRAREFGYRGVFAPNVTCLEDFPVNYDAFRTRHKKWTGGSIEYITKELPRFLKSEEPSLVEKLDVLIPTLQLPLTAVFMAYLLAVGALELTTGTVVPVGVASPWFLTVVTIVTLLSPVYCYIIALWKRPLKLLHFVATSTTVYCSVAVLAVAHGIKILTPLEKAEFLTTPKTEGAMINWRQYWPTVAMGVVVMGIAADSGLLIGAAALTWLIAPLLAVYNRESPLGTVARVASLIPLVVMLTGIAWGTAMVLGLDPRLSLALQ; encoded by the coding sequence ATGGGACCAGACGTGACCTTTGATGAACCTCCTGAGCCCCGCGAGAGGACAGTGAGGTCAGAACGAGTACAGACTCCTGAACACTACCCGTATCTTCTCTCTCCACAATATTGGGAGAAGCATCATCTTCTTTACACAGGAATCATCGGAACATGGATACTAATCGTTGCTGCAAGTATTCCGATGTTCGTAGAAATGGTGGCGAACGCGCCCGTCTGGTGGGCGGTCGGCCTGCTCAGCATTATTGCTCTCTCGCTGCCGGTATTCTGGATGTTCGGCCTCTATAACATCTTCGTCACCTTCATTGGGTTCTTCTGCGGGAAGAACCCTTCCCGGCGCGATTACCGCGAGGTCAAGGATACACCCGTCGCGATTGTCTATCCGACGTTCAACGACTTTTCGCCGATGCACCTCGATGAATCGCGTCAGCAGGACCACGAGCACACGTACACATACATCGTCGACGATAGCACGGATCCGGACATCATCGCTGAGATTGACGCGTATGCCGCGGCTCGCGAAGGCGTCACCGTCATCCGGCGCGAAGGGCGTGAGGGCTTCAAGGCAGGTGGCCTCAACCACGCGCTTGAACACGTAATCGATGAGCCGTATTTCGCGCTGATGGATGCCGATGAAGTCCTCCCCGATGACTTCGTCTCGGAGACGCTGATGCTCTTCACGGATAGCGATATTGGGTTCGTCCAAGCGAACCACGACTACAACCGTGGGACCGCTACCCGCTTCGGGAAGGCACTCGGTATCGGTGTTGACGTCCACTGGGATATCTATCAACCGCTACGCAACAAGTACGGATTCGTGATGCTGCTCGGTCACGGCGCACTTATTCGCAGCGATGTCTGGAAGGAGATCGGTGGGTTCCCCCATCTTGTCTCCGAAGACCTCGCATTTTCCACACGTGCGCGTGAGTTCGGGTATCGGGGGGTATTCGCTCCCAACGTAACCTGCCTCGAGGACTTTCCGGTGAATTATGACGCGTTCCGGACGCGTCACAAGAAGTGGACGGGGGGGTCAATTGAGTACATCACGAAAGAACTTCCGCGGTTCCTGAAGAGTGAAGAGCCGTCGCTCGTCGAAAAGCTGGACGTCCTCATTCCGACGTTACAGCTGCCGCTTACGGCCGTATTCATGGCCTATCTCTTAGCCGTAGGGGCGCTTGAACTTACGACTGGCACCGTCGTCCCTGTTGGCGTTGCCTCCCCGTGGTTCTTGACTGTTGTGACGATTGTGACGTTGTTGTCGCCCGTCTACTGTTACATTATTGCGCTGTGGAAGCGCCCGCTGAAGCTACTGCATTTTGTTGCGACCAGCACGACCGTCTACTGTTCGGTTGCGGTACTCGCAGTGGCGCACGGAATCAAGATCCTAACGCCGCTGGAGAAGGCGGAGTTTCTGACAACGCCGAAGACGGAAGGCGCGATGATCAACTGGCGGCAGTACTGGCCGACGGTCGCGATGGGCGTGGTCGTCATGGGAATTGCCGCCGATTCCGGGTTGCTGATCGGTGCAGCAGCACTCACCTGGCTTATCGCACCGCTATTAGCGGTCTATAATCGTGAGTCACCGCTCGGTACTGTTGCTCGAGTGGCGTCACTCATCCCACTGGTAGTGATGCTCACGGGAATCGCGTGGGGAACGGCGATGGTCCTTGGGCTCGACCCCAGACTCAGTCTCGCTCTCCAGTAG